Proteins from a single region of Styela clava chromosome 1, kaStyClav1.hap1.2, whole genome shotgun sequence:
- the LOC120335211 gene encoding uncharacterized protein LOC120335211 isoform X2, whose protein sequence is MADQGQQQEGANIVNIQGSNINEVHGKVIQVDNIQQAQAEVIHAGNIQHLHLHYDNNAAPPPVAQQPQVQADAGSAGNMQEEMPSTSGSASRLQSRERRNVDLEYSNQDLLVAGSASLLQTEEPTNVEINESNIHIMGGEGMITKGEGATTIIRDSVIIIGERSRDGATTAQRRNEFADARLASNDLPCPVYEVTPPPLGVLQPAQRSTYRGSASCLQNRERRNVDLEYSNQDLLVAGNHARKFINYFNNRTWEQTKVNITENYKEAKLNEPDFEVNPQIRKVPGFYRGEMAPKVTEFKVEMEFTVIKSDIGEPISLDVLVGHLSNKEYRYIAILGQAGSGKSTIMKRLARSLLVANKLVEQAQISEGLRILLFGNTGRRFKFIHHLNIKDIPFLGGNKAEEAISPCELLFGKIAFGLATQDVGEGYEWLQENQSMCILFLDGLDQATWNLLGKYNKMKYTDKSSTATIMWNLITGNLFPRMTIVISSREHRIAPLPLELRPQFITALAGFTRDEIERLFIAVVGDDGEKAWEKLTRQSPALIPLSSVPLFLIFNAIVCKFNPEKLPGTMTEVMLRILHIFMRSNHTHERKRIEEILPNLMGMSFEGTKKKRVIFTINDLTKFQLQSDEVRDIIIKVPGKNMFNQHLMEGDHLMFFSHQVLQEVLSALYISNMDSTTFRTFIETEFRDDHWAVVRHLLGGIILNPDIESNLVTNFSPDVRQDEKKKILREFLASQSHKEMKSHQKLELYGTLYEANDTDLIQSCIREISFFGESFTTAGMHVMSSDIRRCNHLTWVRLFDCNLNAELVHILKSNLEGSCLKLDELDVSHNIDLGPACWGEVGLVVTQCQVKAFKAENCNLTPEGMKAFKENTGNAKIKLLDLAWNKVRELGDEGLSTLSEIVHQCQVERLEMEDCDFNSDQLERFTASIADTGVKFNGY, encoded by the exons ATGGCAGATCAAGGTCAACAGCAAGAGGGAGCTAATATTGTGAACATCCAAG GCTCGAATATTAATGAAGTTCATGGCAAAGTGATTCAAGTCGATAACATTCAGCAAGCTCAGGCAGAAGTAATTCACGCAGGCAATATTCAGCACCTCCATCTGCATTATGACAATAATG CTGCGCCACCTCCAGTCGCACAACAACCTCAAGTACAAGCTGATGCAGGGTCTGCTGGGAATATGCAAGAGGAAATGCCGTCAACATCAG GTTCCGCATCTCGTTTACAAAGCAGAGAACGACGCAACGTTGACTTAGAATACAGCAATCAAGATTTACTTGTGGCAG GTTCTGCATCATTATTACAAACAGAGGAACCTACGAATGTAGAAATTAACGAATCAAACATTCACATTATGGGAG GTGAAGGAATGATAACCAAGGGAGAAGGAGCAACGACAATTATTCGTGACAGCGTCATTATCATCGGGGAAAGATCACGTGATG GTGCAACAACAGCACAAAGAAGAAATGAATTCGCTGATGCCAGACTTGCTTCAAATGATTTACCCTGTCCAGTCTATGAAGTGACGCCTCCTCCATTAG GTGTCCTACAACCTGCACAGAGATCCACTTACAGAG GTTCCGCATCTTGTTTACAAAACAGAGAACGACGCAACGTTGACTTAGAATACAGCAATCAAGATTTACTTGTGGCAG GGAACCATGCAAGAAAATTCATCAATTACTTCAACAACAGGACCTGGGAGCAAACCAAAGTTAACATCACAGAAAATTACAAAGAAGCAAAACTGAATGAACCAGACTTTGAGGTGAATCCTCAAATAAGAAAAGTACCAGGCTTCTACCGTGGAGAAATGGCCCCCAAAGTTACGGAATTTAAAGTTGAGATGGAATTTACCGTTATAAAAAGTGATATTGGTGAACCTATTTCTCTGGATGTGCTTGTGGGACATTTGAGCAACAAAGAATACAGATACATCGCCATACTGGGTCAGGCGGGCAGTGGGAAGTCGACAATCATGAAACGTCTTGCTCGAAGTCTTCTAGTTGCCAACAAATTAGTCGAACAAGCTCAAATAAGTGAAGGATTAAGGATTCTGCTATTCGGTAATACAGGACgtcgtttcaaatttattcatcACTTGAACATTAAAGATATCCCGTTTTTAGGAGGAAACAAAGCAGAAGAAGCCATAAGTCCATGCGAATTACTTTTTGGGAAAATTGCTTTTGGACTCGCAACACAAGATGTGGGAGAAGGTTACGAATGGCTGCAAGAAAATCAATCAATGTGTATTCTTTTCCTTGACGGCCTGGATCAGGCAACTTGGAATCTCCTTGGAAAATACAACAAGATGAAGTATACCGATAAATCGAGCACAGCAACAATTATGTGGAATCTAATAACAGGCAATCTCTTTCCCAGAATGACGATTGTGATTTCTTCACGTGAGCACAGGATAGCACCCCTTCCTTTAGAATTGAGGCCTCAATTCATAACTGCCCTTGCTGGTTTCACTCGGGACGAAATCGAGAGGTTGTTCATTGCAGTTGTCGGGGACGACGGTGAAAAAGCTTGGGAAAAATTGACAAGGCAGTCACCCGCACTCATTCCATTATCATCTGTTCCACTTTTCCTAATATTCAATGCAATTGTCTGCAAGTTCAACCCAGAGAAACTACCAGGTACTATGACAGAGGTAATGCTACGAATCCTTCACATCTTCATGCGATCCAATCACACACATGAAAGGAAACGGATTGAAGAAATACTTCCAAACTTGATGGGAATGTCCTTCGAAGGCACAAAAAAGAAACGAGTCATTTTCACAATTAATGATCTCACAAAATTTCAACTTCAATCCGATGAAGTTCGTGACATTATCATCAAGGTACCTGGGAAAAACATGTTCAACCAACATCTCATGGAGGGAGACCATCTGATGTTCTTCAGCCATCAAGTCCTTCAAGAAGTTTTATCCGCTCTATATATTTCAAACATGGATTCTACTACGTTTCGCACATTTATCGAAACTGAGTTCCGAGATGATCATTGGGCAGTTGTTCGCCATCTATTGGGTGGAATTATTCTGAATCCTGATATTGAAAGCAATCTCGTAACAAACTTTTCTCCTG ATGTCAGACaagatgaaaagaaaaaaattctgagAGAATTTCTTGCATCTCAGTCACATAAAGAAATGAAATCTCATCAGAAGTTGGAGCTGTATGGAACATTATATGAAGCTAACGACACCGATCTTATTCAATCCTGCATCAGGGAGATTTCTTTCTTTGGCGAATCCTTCACTACAGCAGGAATGCATGTAATGTCATCAGATATACGACGCTGCAACCACCTAACTTGGGTTCGTCTATTCGACTGCAATCTCAATGCTGAACTGGTTCATATCCTGAAGTCAAATTTAGAAGGTTCCTGTTTGAAG ttggatGAACTAGATGTCAGTCACAATATTGATCTTGGACCTGCTTGTTGGGGTGAAGTTGGATTAGTTGTTACACAATGTCAGGTTAAGGCTTTCAAGGCTGAGAATTGCAATCTGACACCAGAAGGAATGAAAGCATTCAAGGAAAACACTGGCAATGCAAAG ataaaGTTACTGGATCTGGCTTGGAACAAAGTCAGGGAACTCGGAGATGAAGGATTATCTACACTCAGTGAAATTGTTCATCAATGTCAGGTTGAAAGATTGGAGATGGAAGATTGCGACTTCAACAGTGATCAGTTGGAAAGATTCACAGCATCGATCGCTGATACCGGGGTTAAGTTCAATGGCTACTAG
- the LOC144424379 gene encoding uncharacterized protein LOC144424379, whose protein sequence is METYISYQVSTKTTRSTFDDSEYKVRRRYQDFIWLRGKLEEANPTHLIPVPGKNMFNQHLMEEDHLMFFSHQEVLSALYISNMDSTTFRTFIQTEFRDDHWAVVRHLLGGIILNPDIGSSLVTNFSPDARRDEKKKILHSSRNACNVIKYTTLQPTNSGLSIRLQSQC, encoded by the exons ATGGAGACGTATATTTCATATCAAGTATCTACAAAG ACGACCAGAAGTACGTTCGATGACTCTGAATACAAAGTTCGTCGTCGATACCAAGATTTTATTTGGCTTCGAGGGAAATTAGAAGAAGCAAACCCCACTCATCTGATACCG GTACCTGGGAAAAACATGTTTAACCAACATCTCATGGAAGAAGACCATCTGATGTTCTTCAGCCATCAAGAAGTTTTATCGGCTCTCTATATTTCGAACATGGATTCCACAACGTTTCGCACATTCATCCAAACTGAGTTCCGAGATGATCATTGGGCAGTTGTTCGCCATCTATTGGGTGGAATTATTCTGAATCCTGATATTGGAAGTAGTCTCGTAACAAACTTTTCTCCTG ATGCCAGACGAGATGAGAAGAAGAAAATTCTTCACTCCAGCAGGAATGCATGTAATGTCATCAAATATACGACGCTGCAACCAACTAACTCGGGTTTGTCTATTCGCCTCCAATCTCAATGCTGA